A genomic window from Anoplolepis gracilipes chromosome 6, ASM4749672v1, whole genome shotgun sequence includes:
- the LOC140667082 gene encoding uncharacterized protein isoform X2, with protein MEAGPGLSLFQGSESIQLNTQRLEEDEEQEDKKRREGELQALMTTAFDDLENDDDGSSVDSSHYQDDSIRDTDCTNTAVNSGLELDTPAKGQGTLQKEFNVYNREENMNKYDENVITNHISDSEIGGTVQTDFDLYRRTGTPYVNNRFNDNSNSMLETSYELSRPPAGYRKMHPQSVEECTVGENYPYNYETPANHYNTHVPKKYSNNGFTNVYENNVQSKQIHEFGGGDNATSDHLNHCYKTSPNGRSIDDDVAYKEAEYNSKEQLEVLYNVKLREIDRLMDELQQLQLEKEDEKNQMTKKVMLLQAEIDRINISRTQAQHALVNAKAEITGLQMQMESLKEKNTVLEKTNQNITEELNIARDSVIDLQQKIAVLERAQMLQTNDKTQEKFLKQAQEKHAVEMKNMQTQIDVLTDKLNVKETSCVTLEHKLEDARRAHEALMVEKGDTMNRLAQALEESQAQCRNLMATNSAQQVMQLQAQVKMLTQEKEELHKIVQELQNKLEVVKGDIAQYDSLLTTALDDESDSIRQMKLGELHNKSKSKPVDDITNKLRGELQRCLAGQAVKRKEINRLENTLSQKEKELNKAVTLAETCRQEAARYAKRVNELEQELKSVLTDEAMKANARIQKLSDHLNDVRKQNELLHNEKINIEQKLEEALAVNQEKLNKMHQETMEQQEKEVIDEYNKEYLEIHAKAVERVKQEAQMEIVQLSVQLEQTQKELSRVKELYIDVCGTKEQLINEHKNEIKSLKSKYNLIESHHKDVEKLENELQTQIKLCNKLTGECEDFRSKIIELEKDLIYEKRKKEDYMKKIHSEIERAKEEALHELRNAHPNQEISFLLPDHCSEHLEKINQLEEDCKRLEEKLQVAVQEQKKLSDYQTELDDARLKIAQMEISQESWKKKYEKVINERKDLLAKVSKLDLELSNLKRTAKFEDSDDVKLKIARFQTENETLKRQCDNLLSESNTYKKKISELETELFDTRKKINNFEGKLRRSGDITLNSKNELEKELSCYKDLVVQLSRLSNSKEDLVNDSATLEQRIQQLEQDIRSKDEKLNRLLKDFEKIKDERDQLVMKLRNQAKQFEQYVKSQNKVSTELNLSPRSTSDSTDFQKMKEIMAKEVREGMEQKVAKELRGIEERNLEKRKELEEKYKTIFSEWQTKYNEKSQEVISLQKEIMAEKLKVSQISQIIRSKLETCNQELQARKLQIEKLEADLKQKENEVEEDRTMMTQMMTGWAAELKESQAKEKEKDGEIEKLKSTEEKLSDEIKTLKDKEKHMKSDINMLKHKYQRAKQTATNYKNYAEKQSQFLSGECKRLEEGYKKAMNEVQQNFSAYNDKYAAKVKKLENQYTEKKEQIQLQYKDKC; from the exons ATGGAGGCGGGTCCGGGCCTGAGCCTGTTTCAGGGCTCCGAAAGCATACAGCTGAATACGCAAAGGCTCGAGGAAGATGAGGAGCAGGAGGATAAAAAGCGACGTGAGGGAGAG CTCCAGGCTCTCATGACAACAGCATTCGATGACTTGGAAAATGATGATGATGGTAGTTCTGTTGATAGTAGTCACTATCAAGATGATAGTATCAGAGACACTGATTGCACAAATACAGCAGTCAACTCTGGCCTGGAATTGGATACACCTGCCAAAGGTCAGGGAACATTGCAGAAGGagtttaatgtttataatcgAGAGGAGAATATGAATAAGTATGATGAAAATGTGATAACAAATCACATATCTGACTCCGAAATCGGTGGGACCGTGCAAACCGATTTCGATTTGTACAGACGAACGGGGACGCCGTACGTCAACAATAGATTCAATGACAACAGCAATAGCATGCTGGAGACGTCGTATGAATTATCAAGACCACCGGCCGGATATCGCAAGATGCATCCGCAGTCGGTTGAAGAGTGCACGGTCGGCGAAAATTATCCCTATAATTACGAAACACCAGCCAATCATTACAATACTCATGTACCCAAGAAATACTCCAACAATGGTTTTACCAATGtgtatgaaaataatgtacaaaGTAAGCAGATTCACGAATTTGGTGGAGGCGACAACGCTACCTCGGATCACCTGAATCATTGCTATAAGACTAGTCCAAATGGCAGGTCAATAGATGATGATGTAGCGTACAAAGAGGCAGAGTATAATAGCAAGGAACAACTCGAAGTATTGTATAATGTCAAATTAAGAGAGATCGATCGTTTGATGGATGAGCTCCAACaattacaattagaaaaagagGATGAAAAGAACCAAATGACCAAGAAAGTGATGCTGTTACAAGCGGAAATCGACAGAATTAATATCTCTAGGACTCAAGCGCAACATGCACTTG TTAATGCCAAGGCTGAAATAACTGGTCTACAAATGCAAATGGAATCtctgaaagagaaaaatacagTGTTGGAGAAGACGAATcaaaac ataacAGAAGAACTGAATATTGCGAGAGACTCTGTCATAGATTTGCAACAGAAGATTGCTGTACTGGAAAGAGCACAGATGTTGCAAACAAATGATAAGACACAAGAAAAGTTTTTGAAACAGGCGCAGGAAAAACACGCagtagaaatgaaaaatatgcagACTCAAATAGATGTCCTTACAGACAAATTAAATGTCAAG gaGACATCATGTGTCACTCTTGAACATAAATTGGAAGATGCTCGAAGAGCGCATGAGGCTCTCATGGTAGAGAAAGGTGATACAATGAATCGATTGGCGCAAGCATTGGAAGAAAGTCAAGCTCAATGCCGTAATCTTATGGCCACGAATAGCGCTCAACAAGTAATGCAGTTACAAGCGCAAGTGAAAATGTTGACTCAAGAAAAGGAAGAGCTGCATAAAATTGTACAAGAATTGCAG aacAAATTGGAGGTGGTCAAGGGTGACATAGCGCAATACGATTCGTTATTGACCACAGCTTTGGATGACGAATCCGATTCAATTAGACAGATGAAATTAGGTGAACTTCATAATAAGTCAAAATCGAAACCGGTTGatgatattacaaataaattgagaGGCGAACTGCAaag ATGTTTGGCTGGTCAAGCtgtaaaaagaaaggaaataaatcGTTTAGAGAACACTCTGTCAcagaaggaaaaagaattaaacaaaGCTGTGACTTTAGCTGAAACGTGTCGACAGGAAGCGGCGCGGTATGCTAAGCGAGTTAACGAATTGGAGCAAGAACTGAAATCTGTATTAACAGACGAGGCCATGAAAGCAAATGCTAGGATACAGAAACTGTCGGATCATTTAAATGATGTAAGAAAACAGAACGAATTGTTGcataatgagaaaattaatatagaacaaaaattagaaGAGGCTTTAGCTGTTAATCAAGAGaaacttaataaaatgcaTCAAGAGACTATGGAACAACAAGAAAAAGAAGTTAttgatgaatataataaagaatacttGGAGATACATGCTAAAGCCGTAGAGAGAGTGAAACAAGAAGCACAAATGGAAATAGTACAATTGTC tgTACAATTGGAGCAAACGCAAAAAGAGTTAAGTCGCGTGAAAGAATTGTATATAGATGTATGTGGAACAAAGgagcaattaataaatgagcataaaaatgaaattaaatcattaaagagtaaatataatttaattgaatcacATCACAAAGATGTGGAAAAATTGGAGAATGAACTGCAAACGCAGATTAAACTTTGTAATAAACTGACTGGAGAATGCGAAGATTTCAGAAGCAAAATAATCGAGTTGGAAAAAGAtcttatatatgaaaaaagaaaaaaggaggattatatgaaaaagataCATTCGGAAATAGAACGAG CAAAAGAAGAAGCGTTACATGAACTAAGAAATGCGCACCCGAATCAAGAAATAAGTTTTCTTCTACCAGATCATTGCTCCgaacatttagaaaaaattaatcag CTGGAGGAAGATTGCAAGCGCTTAGAGGAGAAGCTTCAAGTGGCCGTGCAAGagcagaaaaaattatctgattATCAAACTGAATTGGACGATGCTAGATTGAAAATAGCGCAAATGGAAATCTCGCAGGAATCgtggaaaaagaaatatgaaaaagttatCAATGAGAGAAAGGATCTTCTTGCAAAAGTCTCCAAATTAGATCTAGAATTGTCGAATCTAAAACGTACTGCAAAGTTCGAAGACTCGGACGATGTGAAACTGAAGATCGCTCGGTTTCAAACGGAGAACGAGACACTGAAACGTCAGTGTGATAATCTACTTAGCGAAAGTAACACttataagaagaaaatttctgAACTGGAAACAGAGCTTTTCGAtacaaggaaaaaaattaacaattttgagGGAAAATTGCGCAGAAGTGGCGACATTACACTAAATTCGAAGAATGAATTAGAGAAGGAGCTCTCTTGTTACAAAGATTTGGTTGTGCAATTATCAAGGTTAAGTAATTCAAAAGAAGATCTCGTCAATGATTCTGCTACATTGGAACAGAGAATACAACAGCTTGAACAAGATATACGAAGCAAGGACGAAAAACTGAACAGGCTACTgaaagattttgaaaaaatcaaagatGAGAGAGATCAGTTGGTAATGAAATTGCGAAATCAAGCTAAACAATTCGAACAATATGTCAAGAGCCAGAATAAAGTCTCCACAGAATTGAATTTGTCTCCTCGTAGCACGAGCGATAGTacagattttcaaaaaatgaagGAGATCATGGCGAAAGAGGTACGAGAAGGGATGGAACAGAAGGTTGCGAAAGAGCTTAGAGGAATTGAGGAGCGCAATCTCGAGAAGAGGAAGGAATTGGaggaaaaatacaaaactatCTTCTCAGAATGGCAAACGAAATACAATGAGAAGAGTCAAGAAGTGATAAGTTTGCAAAAGGAAATAATGGCAGAGAAACTAAAAGTCAGTCAGATTAGTCAAATTATAAGAAGTAAACTGGAAACTTGCAACCAAGAATTACAAGCACGAAAGCTTCAAATCGAAAAACTGGAAGCAGATTTGAAGCAAAAGGAGAACGAAGTTGAAGAGGATAGAACCATGATGACTCAGATGATGACCGGATGGGCTGCTGAGCTCAAAGAGAGTCAAGCcaaggagaaggagaaggatgGGGAGATAGAAAAGCTGAAGTCCACCGAGGAGAAACTAAGTGATGAAATCAAGACGTtgaaagataaagagaaacaCATGAAGagtgatataaatatgttgaAGCACAAATATCAGAGAGCAAAACAGACTGCGACCAATTATAAG AATTATGCGGAGAAGCAGTCACAGTTTTTGTCAGGTGAATGCAAACGTCTCGAAGAGGGATACAAAAAGGCCATGAAT
- the LOC140667082 gene encoding uncharacterized protein isoform X1, whose translation MEAGPGLSLFQGSESIQLNTQRLEEDEEQEDKKRREGELQALMTTAFDDLENDDDGSSVDSSHYQDDSIRDTDCTNTAVNSGLELDTPAKGQGTLQKEFNVYNREENMNKYDENVITNHISDSEIGGTVQTDFDLYRRTGTPYVNNRFNDNSNSMLETSYELSRPPAGYRKMHPQSVEECTVGENYPYNYETPANHYNTHVPKKYSNNGFTNVYENNVQSKQIHEFGGGDNATSDHLNHCYKTSPNGRSIDDDVAYKEAEYNSKEQLEVLYNVKLREIDRLMDELQQLQLEKEDEKNQMTKKVMLLQAEIDRINISRTQAQHALVNAKAEITGLQMQMESLKEKNTVLEKTNQNITEELNIARDSVIDLQQKIAVLERAQMLQTNDKTQEKFLKQAQEKHAVEMKNMQTQIDVLTDKLNVKLLNMDTGNNNIWETSCVTLEHKLEDARRAHEALMVEKGDTMNRLAQALEESQAQCRNLMATNSAQQVMQLQAQVKMLTQEKEELHKIVQELQNKLEVVKGDIAQYDSLLTTALDDESDSIRQMKLGELHNKSKSKPVDDITNKLRGELQRCLAGQAVKRKEINRLENTLSQKEKELNKAVTLAETCRQEAARYAKRVNELEQELKSVLTDEAMKANARIQKLSDHLNDVRKQNELLHNEKINIEQKLEEALAVNQEKLNKMHQETMEQQEKEVIDEYNKEYLEIHAKAVERVKQEAQMEIVQLSVQLEQTQKELSRVKELYIDVCGTKEQLINEHKNEIKSLKSKYNLIESHHKDVEKLENELQTQIKLCNKLTGECEDFRSKIIELEKDLIYEKRKKEDYMKKIHSEIERAKEEALHELRNAHPNQEISFLLPDHCSEHLEKINQLEEDCKRLEEKLQVAVQEQKKLSDYQTELDDARLKIAQMEISQESWKKKYEKVINERKDLLAKVSKLDLELSNLKRTAKFEDSDDVKLKIARFQTENETLKRQCDNLLSESNTYKKKISELETELFDTRKKINNFEGKLRRSGDITLNSKNELEKELSCYKDLVVQLSRLSNSKEDLVNDSATLEQRIQQLEQDIRSKDEKLNRLLKDFEKIKDERDQLVMKLRNQAKQFEQYVKSQNKVSTELNLSPRSTSDSTDFQKMKEIMAKEVREGMEQKVAKELRGIEERNLEKRKELEEKYKTIFSEWQTKYNEKSQEVISLQKEIMAEKLKVSQISQIIRSKLETCNQELQARKLQIEKLEADLKQKENEVEEDRTMMTQMMTGWAAELKESQAKEKEKDGEIEKLKSTEEKLSDEIKTLKDKEKHMKSDINMLKHKYQRAKQTATNYKNYAEKQSQFLSGECKRLEEGYKKAMNEVQQNFSAYNDKYAAKVKKLENQYTEKKEQIQLQYKDKC comes from the exons ATGGAGGCGGGTCCGGGCCTGAGCCTGTTTCAGGGCTCCGAAAGCATACAGCTGAATACGCAAAGGCTCGAGGAAGATGAGGAGCAGGAGGATAAAAAGCGACGTGAGGGAGAG CTCCAGGCTCTCATGACAACAGCATTCGATGACTTGGAAAATGATGATGATGGTAGTTCTGTTGATAGTAGTCACTATCAAGATGATAGTATCAGAGACACTGATTGCACAAATACAGCAGTCAACTCTGGCCTGGAATTGGATACACCTGCCAAAGGTCAGGGAACATTGCAGAAGGagtttaatgtttataatcgAGAGGAGAATATGAATAAGTATGATGAAAATGTGATAACAAATCACATATCTGACTCCGAAATCGGTGGGACCGTGCAAACCGATTTCGATTTGTACAGACGAACGGGGACGCCGTACGTCAACAATAGATTCAATGACAACAGCAATAGCATGCTGGAGACGTCGTATGAATTATCAAGACCACCGGCCGGATATCGCAAGATGCATCCGCAGTCGGTTGAAGAGTGCACGGTCGGCGAAAATTATCCCTATAATTACGAAACACCAGCCAATCATTACAATACTCATGTACCCAAGAAATACTCCAACAATGGTTTTACCAATGtgtatgaaaataatgtacaaaGTAAGCAGATTCACGAATTTGGTGGAGGCGACAACGCTACCTCGGATCACCTGAATCATTGCTATAAGACTAGTCCAAATGGCAGGTCAATAGATGATGATGTAGCGTACAAAGAGGCAGAGTATAATAGCAAGGAACAACTCGAAGTATTGTATAATGTCAAATTAAGAGAGATCGATCGTTTGATGGATGAGCTCCAACaattacaattagaaaaagagGATGAAAAGAACCAAATGACCAAGAAAGTGATGCTGTTACAAGCGGAAATCGACAGAATTAATATCTCTAGGACTCAAGCGCAACATGCACTTG TTAATGCCAAGGCTGAAATAACTGGTCTACAAATGCAAATGGAATCtctgaaagagaaaaatacagTGTTGGAGAAGACGAATcaaaac ataacAGAAGAACTGAATATTGCGAGAGACTCTGTCATAGATTTGCAACAGAAGATTGCTGTACTGGAAAGAGCACAGATGTTGCAAACAAATGATAAGACACAAGAAAAGTTTTTGAAACAGGCGCAGGAAAAACACGCagtagaaatgaaaaatatgcagACTCAAATAGATGTCCTTACAGACAAATTAAATGTCAAG CTGCTCAATATGGACACCGGCAACAATAATATTTGG gaGACATCATGTGTCACTCTTGAACATAAATTGGAAGATGCTCGAAGAGCGCATGAGGCTCTCATGGTAGAGAAAGGTGATACAATGAATCGATTGGCGCAAGCATTGGAAGAAAGTCAAGCTCAATGCCGTAATCTTATGGCCACGAATAGCGCTCAACAAGTAATGCAGTTACAAGCGCAAGTGAAAATGTTGACTCAAGAAAAGGAAGAGCTGCATAAAATTGTACAAGAATTGCAG aacAAATTGGAGGTGGTCAAGGGTGACATAGCGCAATACGATTCGTTATTGACCACAGCTTTGGATGACGAATCCGATTCAATTAGACAGATGAAATTAGGTGAACTTCATAATAAGTCAAAATCGAAACCGGTTGatgatattacaaataaattgagaGGCGAACTGCAaag ATGTTTGGCTGGTCAAGCtgtaaaaagaaaggaaataaatcGTTTAGAGAACACTCTGTCAcagaaggaaaaagaattaaacaaaGCTGTGACTTTAGCTGAAACGTGTCGACAGGAAGCGGCGCGGTATGCTAAGCGAGTTAACGAATTGGAGCAAGAACTGAAATCTGTATTAACAGACGAGGCCATGAAAGCAAATGCTAGGATACAGAAACTGTCGGATCATTTAAATGATGTAAGAAAACAGAACGAATTGTTGcataatgagaaaattaatatagaacaaaaattagaaGAGGCTTTAGCTGTTAATCAAGAGaaacttaataaaatgcaTCAAGAGACTATGGAACAACAAGAAAAAGAAGTTAttgatgaatataataaagaatacttGGAGATACATGCTAAAGCCGTAGAGAGAGTGAAACAAGAAGCACAAATGGAAATAGTACAATTGTC tgTACAATTGGAGCAAACGCAAAAAGAGTTAAGTCGCGTGAAAGAATTGTATATAGATGTATGTGGAACAAAGgagcaattaataaatgagcataaaaatgaaattaaatcattaaagagtaaatataatttaattgaatcacATCACAAAGATGTGGAAAAATTGGAGAATGAACTGCAAACGCAGATTAAACTTTGTAATAAACTGACTGGAGAATGCGAAGATTTCAGAAGCAAAATAATCGAGTTGGAAAAAGAtcttatatatgaaaaaagaaaaaaggaggattatatgaaaaagataCATTCGGAAATAGAACGAG CAAAAGAAGAAGCGTTACATGAACTAAGAAATGCGCACCCGAATCAAGAAATAAGTTTTCTTCTACCAGATCATTGCTCCgaacatttagaaaaaattaatcag CTGGAGGAAGATTGCAAGCGCTTAGAGGAGAAGCTTCAAGTGGCCGTGCAAGagcagaaaaaattatctgattATCAAACTGAATTGGACGATGCTAGATTGAAAATAGCGCAAATGGAAATCTCGCAGGAATCgtggaaaaagaaatatgaaaaagttatCAATGAGAGAAAGGATCTTCTTGCAAAAGTCTCCAAATTAGATCTAGAATTGTCGAATCTAAAACGTACTGCAAAGTTCGAAGACTCGGACGATGTGAAACTGAAGATCGCTCGGTTTCAAACGGAGAACGAGACACTGAAACGTCAGTGTGATAATCTACTTAGCGAAAGTAACACttataagaagaaaatttctgAACTGGAAACAGAGCTTTTCGAtacaaggaaaaaaattaacaattttgagGGAAAATTGCGCAGAAGTGGCGACATTACACTAAATTCGAAGAATGAATTAGAGAAGGAGCTCTCTTGTTACAAAGATTTGGTTGTGCAATTATCAAGGTTAAGTAATTCAAAAGAAGATCTCGTCAATGATTCTGCTACATTGGAACAGAGAATACAACAGCTTGAACAAGATATACGAAGCAAGGACGAAAAACTGAACAGGCTACTgaaagattttgaaaaaatcaaagatGAGAGAGATCAGTTGGTAATGAAATTGCGAAATCAAGCTAAACAATTCGAACAATATGTCAAGAGCCAGAATAAAGTCTCCACAGAATTGAATTTGTCTCCTCGTAGCACGAGCGATAGTacagattttcaaaaaatgaagGAGATCATGGCGAAAGAGGTACGAGAAGGGATGGAACAGAAGGTTGCGAAAGAGCTTAGAGGAATTGAGGAGCGCAATCTCGAGAAGAGGAAGGAATTGGaggaaaaatacaaaactatCTTCTCAGAATGGCAAACGAAATACAATGAGAAGAGTCAAGAAGTGATAAGTTTGCAAAAGGAAATAATGGCAGAGAAACTAAAAGTCAGTCAGATTAGTCAAATTATAAGAAGTAAACTGGAAACTTGCAACCAAGAATTACAAGCACGAAAGCTTCAAATCGAAAAACTGGAAGCAGATTTGAAGCAAAAGGAGAACGAAGTTGAAGAGGATAGAACCATGATGACTCAGATGATGACCGGATGGGCTGCTGAGCTCAAAGAGAGTCAAGCcaaggagaaggagaaggatgGGGAGATAGAAAAGCTGAAGTCCACCGAGGAGAAACTAAGTGATGAAATCAAGACGTtgaaagataaagagaaacaCATGAAGagtgatataaatatgttgaAGCACAAATATCAGAGAGCAAAACAGACTGCGACCAATTATAAG AATTATGCGGAGAAGCAGTCACAGTTTTTGTCAGGTGAATGCAAACGTCTCGAAGAGGGATACAAAAAGGCCATGAAT